Proteins from a genomic interval of Pseudomonas sp. RC10:
- a CDS encoding DUF417 family protein — translation MKRDLDYHLLRAAMVVIFVWFGYDKWFVAEITDLLPLITNGPLISWTIPVLGVKGTSVFLGTAEWTFGLLIFLGFWNKKLGILGALGSCATFIGTVTIMPFAPGAWHEGAGGFPAMTIVAAFLLKDLVLLTVSVYLLRQDVARQLKMAEQAASAASDRSTR, via the coding sequence ATGAAGCGCGATCTCGACTACCACTTGCTCCGCGCCGCGATGGTGGTCATCTTCGTCTGGTTTGGCTATGACAAATGGTTCGTTGCCGAGATCACCGACCTGCTGCCGCTGATCACCAACGGCCCGTTGATTTCATGGACCATTCCGGTACTGGGGGTCAAAGGCACCAGTGTCTTCCTGGGCACAGCAGAATGGACATTTGGACTGCTGATCTTCCTGGGTTTCTGGAACAAAAAGCTTGGGATACTGGGCGCCCTCGGCTCCTGCGCCACCTTCATCGGAACCGTCACCATCATGCCGTTCGCACCCGGAGCCTGGCATGAAGGCGCCGGCGGTTTTCCGGCGATGACGATCGTGGCCGCGTTTCTTCTGAAGGATCTGGTATTGCTCACGGTCTCGGTCTACCTGCTCAGGCAGGACGTTGCCCGGCAGTTGAAGATGGCTGAGCAGGCCGCCTCCGCTGCATCAGATCGTTCAACACGTTAG
- a CDS encoding zinc-binding alcohol dehydrogenase family protein: protein MKAIVLEKFGGLDSLVYQDIPEPTAKEGHVVIQIKAFGINHAEMHMRRGEWAEAAPVSGIECVGIVKSCPGGEFPVGAKVAALMGGLGRTINGSYAQYTRAPVSNVALIDADLPWAELAAIPETYATAWTCLFRNLEIEKGQTVLIRGATSSFGQAAVKLAVNAGARVVATTRSEQRAQMLKDLGAVAVELEGPQLSARIKGAKTFDAVLDLVGNSTVIDSLAIVRRGGRVCLAGWLGGLEPIADFNPLLQMSSGVYLTFFGSFVFGTEGFPLADVPLQAIAQEAAAGRLDVKPTRVFKFEEIHEAHRVMEANEAAGKMVVVVD from the coding sequence ATGAAAGCGATCGTTCTAGAGAAATTCGGCGGTCTGGACAGCCTGGTTTATCAAGACATCCCGGAGCCCACCGCCAAGGAAGGGCATGTTGTCATCCAGATCAAGGCGTTCGGCATCAATCACGCCGAGATGCACATGCGCCGGGGTGAATGGGCGGAAGCGGCACCGGTCAGCGGCATTGAGTGCGTGGGCATCGTGAAGTCATGTCCCGGTGGCGAATTCCCGGTCGGGGCGAAGGTGGCTGCCTTGATGGGAGGGCTGGGCCGAACCATTAACGGCAGTTACGCGCAATACACTCGCGCACCGGTTTCCAACGTGGCCTTGATCGACGCCGATCTGCCGTGGGCCGAGCTGGCAGCGATCCCGGAAACCTACGCCACGGCATGGACCTGTCTTTTCCGCAATCTGGAGATCGAGAAAGGCCAGACCGTTCTCATTCGAGGTGCGACCTCATCGTTCGGCCAGGCAGCGGTGAAACTGGCGGTGAACGCAGGGGCGCGCGTGGTTGCCACGACCCGCAGCGAGCAACGTGCGCAGATGCTCAAGGACCTCGGCGCGGTGGCGGTGGAGCTGGAAGGGCCGCAGCTGTCCGCCCGTATCAAGGGCGCAAAAACCTTCGATGCAGTACTCGATCTGGTGGGCAACAGCACGGTGATCGATTCGCTGGCGATCGTTCGCCGGGGTGGGCGCGTGTGCCTGGCAGGCTGGTTGGGCGGGCTGGAGCCTATCGCTGATTTCAATCCGCTGTTGCAGATGTCCAGTGGCGTCTATCTGACCTTCTTTGGCAGCTTCGTTTTCGGCACCGAGGGCTTCCCGTTGGCCGATGTGCCGCTGCAGGCCATCGCCCAGGAAGCAGCCGCAGGCAGGCTCGACGTCAAACCGACGCGAGTCTTCAAATTCGAGGAAATCCATGAGGCTCACCGTGTCATGGAGGCCAATGAAGCGGCCGGGAAAATGGTCGTGGTTGTCGATTGA
- a CDS encoding SDR family oxidoreductase, giving the protein MVKSVAIVTGASQGIGRATALRLAKDFAALVLVARNRENLQDTARQVEAIGVQTLVLDADISAPGVPSEVVEQTLARFGRIDALLNIAGAVPQIDLFEMTDEQWHNGAELKLHGARRMTLAAWPALKASRGSVVLMSGNSADTPKAGYAAVATINAAIVALAKAFADRGIQDGVQVNSVLPGPVMTGRRRSFLEKWAPANGMSVEEATIRFPQNAGISRFGEPEEIADLLAFLVSPPAKWMTGSALRIDGGEVKSV; this is encoded by the coding sequence ATGGTGAAGTCTGTAGCGATTGTCACGGGTGCAAGTCAGGGGATCGGTCGCGCCACGGCCCTTCGCCTGGCCAAGGATTTTGCGGCACTGGTCCTGGTGGCGCGAAACCGCGAGAACTTGCAAGACACGGCCCGGCAGGTTGAGGCGATCGGTGTGCAAACGCTGGTGCTGGACGCTGATATCTCCGCGCCGGGTGTGCCGTCAGAAGTGGTTGAACAAACCCTGGCGCGGTTTGGCAGGATTGACGCCCTGTTGAACATCGCCGGGGCTGTGCCTCAGATCGATCTGTTCGAAATGACCGATGAGCAGTGGCACAACGGTGCCGAGCTCAAGTTGCACGGCGCACGGCGGATGACACTGGCGGCGTGGCCTGCGCTCAAGGCATCGCGAGGTTCGGTGGTATTGATGTCCGGCAACTCGGCGGATACGCCGAAAGCCGGCTATGCAGCGGTCGCGACCATCAACGCTGCCATTGTGGCGTTGGCCAAGGCGTTCGCTGATCGCGGTATCCAGGACGGCGTCCAGGTCAACAGTGTGTTGCCGGGGCCGGTGATGACGGGGCGGCGCCGATCCTTTCTGGAGAAATGGGCACCTGCCAATGGCATGAGCGTTGAAGAAGCGACGATCAGGTTTCCGCAGAATGCCGGAATTTCAAGATTTGGTGAGCCCGAAGAGATCGCCGACCTGCTGGCGTTCCTGGTGTCGCCGCCTGCGAAGTGGATGACCGGATCGGCGTTGCGAATCGACGGGGGAGAGGTGAAATCCGTCTGA
- a CDS encoding AraC family transcriptional regulator: MLCGRFVIRPPHDRFIRDYLPGRLIVRTASQPADTQTHAQLTHLLAVMRQESLVANLGGNAMLDALSTALFTMTLRLASESADTPVGLLAMAGHPRLAPALTAIFNDPARAWTLPELADLCNMSRATLIRHFQDKVGKSANAILTDVRMTMAANELTSTTLPTEAIAEAVGYQSVAAFRRAFTQRMGMTPGDIRRSRHLGSPS, from the coding sequence ATGCTCTGTGGCCGCTTCGTGATCCGGCCACCCCACGACCGCTTCATCAGGGATTATTTGCCGGGCCGCTTGATCGTCCGCACGGCGAGCCAACCCGCTGACACGCAGACTCACGCGCAACTGACTCATCTGCTGGCCGTGATGCGGCAAGAGTCACTGGTCGCAAACCTGGGCGGCAATGCCATGCTGGATGCCCTGTCTACCGCGCTATTCACCATGACCCTGCGTCTGGCCAGCGAATCGGCGGATACCCCGGTGGGCCTGCTCGCGATGGCAGGCCACCCAAGGCTGGCACCGGCACTCACCGCGATCTTCAACGACCCGGCCCGCGCCTGGACGCTGCCGGAGCTGGCGGATCTGTGCAACATGTCCCGGGCGACCCTGATTCGCCATTTCCAGGACAAAGTGGGCAAGTCCGCAAACGCCATCCTGACTGACGTGCGCATGACCATGGCAGCCAATGAACTCACCTCCACTACGTTGCCTACCGAGGCGATTGCCGAAGCCGTCGGGTATCAATCCGTCGCCGCGTTTCGGCGTGCGTTTACCCAACGCATGGGCATGACCCCAGGCGACATTCGCAGGTCCAGACACCTGGGCTCGCCCTCTTGA
- a CDS encoding cupin domain-containing protein: MTASSRQQDWLSRLLEMITVKGRLELRCAYGAPWQVVYEDSEPGEMPYHVVMRGSAILETPGLGAPQRLQAGDVLLMLHGSEHVLHDGSGITPPKASYRDELNLVVSENTGGGEPLECSVAAS; the protein is encoded by the coding sequence ATGACCGCTTCTTCCCGCCAGCAGGACTGGCTCAGCCGACTGCTGGAGATGATTACCGTCAAAGGACGCCTGGAACTACGGTGCGCATACGGGGCGCCGTGGCAGGTCGTGTATGAAGACTCGGAACCGGGAGAGATGCCGTACCACGTGGTGATGCGCGGGTCGGCCATTCTCGAAACGCCGGGTCTTGGCGCGCCGCAACGATTACAGGCCGGTGACGTGCTGCTGATGCTCCATGGCTCTGAACACGTATTGCATGACGGCAGCGGCATCACGCCGCCCAAGGCGAGCTACCGTGATGAGCTCAATCTGGTGGTCAGTGAAAACACCGGCGGCGGTGAGCCCTTGGAATGCTCTGTGGCCGCTTCGTGA
- a CDS encoding carboxymuconolactone decarboxylase family protein, which translates to MSRIAIPAVATATGATADVYAEVRKIAGGTVPNLFAALGHLVPNALSAVLNAEGVLANGSLSKQDLETIKLLVSEQTGCDYCVAAHVMLGKMTGLPSHVLTQIRHGASTGDSKRDALVSFVLKLQKTSGTLSDADVAAIRQAGYSDAQLAEISLTIALTIFTNTFNRINDTDIDMPPVK; encoded by the coding sequence ATGAGCCGCATCGCAATCCCCGCTGTTGCAACTGCCACTGGCGCCACCGCTGACGTCTATGCCGAAGTCCGGAAAATCGCCGGCGGTACCGTGCCTAATCTGTTTGCCGCGTTAGGCCATCTGGTGCCGAATGCACTGTCCGCTGTGCTCAACGCCGAGGGCGTGCTGGCCAACGGCAGCCTGAGCAAACAGGACCTGGAAACCATCAAGTTGCTGGTCAGCGAGCAGACCGGCTGTGACTACTGCGTTGCGGCCCATGTGATGTTGGGCAAGATGACCGGCCTGCCATCTCACGTCTTGACCCAGATCCGCCACGGCGCCTCGACAGGGGACAGCAAGCGCGATGCGTTGGTCAGCTTCGTACTGAAGTTGCAGAAAACCAGCGGCACGCTTAGCGATGCCGATGTTGCCGCAATCCGCCAGGCGGGTTACAGCGATGCGCAACTGGCGGAAATCTCGCTGACGATCGCGCTGACCATCTTTACCAATACCTTCAACCGCATCAACGACACCGACATCGACATGCCGCCTGTGAAGTGA
- a CDS encoding LysR family transcriptional regulator: MDKLKSMAAFVAAAEASSFSAAAALLGVTPQLIAKQVGNLESQLGLKLITRTTRRQSLTALGEEYYSRCKAILKDVEDAEALALAANSTPRGKIRISAPYNYGSHRLIPFLTQYLTRYPETEIELELTDRFVNIVEEGYEVVFRLGKPQLADSAALVQRGLKPFRMFACASPAYLSRKGTPLHPEQLVDHDCLGYLFSDRMTDKVWRFTKNMQAFTIPITSRLRVNNTLAKVNAALSDFGITLCVEDVLTPYVQRGELVVLFEDFEGPTYPVNLIYPADRRPSAKVRRFIDDVVDALGVPQGKRSEG; this comes from the coding sequence ATGGATAAGCTGAAAAGCATGGCCGCCTTCGTCGCAGCCGCAGAGGCAAGCTCTTTCTCCGCGGCAGCAGCACTGCTAGGCGTCACTCCGCAGCTGATTGCCAAACAGGTCGGGAACCTGGAATCACAGCTAGGTCTCAAGCTGATCACCCGGACCACTCGCCGTCAAAGCTTGACCGCCCTGGGTGAAGAATATTATTCGCGCTGCAAGGCAATCCTGAAGGACGTTGAAGATGCTGAAGCGCTGGCACTGGCGGCAAACTCCACGCCGCGCGGGAAGATCAGAATCAGCGCACCCTACAATTACGGCTCCCATCGGTTGATCCCGTTCCTCACCCAATACCTGACGCGCTACCCCGAAACGGAAATCGAACTTGAACTCACAGACAGGTTCGTGAACATCGTGGAAGAAGGATACGAAGTCGTTTTCCGGCTGGGCAAACCGCAATTGGCCGACAGCGCTGCGTTGGTGCAGCGCGGTTTGAAACCTTTCAGAATGTTCGCCTGCGCATCGCCTGCTTATCTATCGCGCAAAGGGACCCCGCTCCACCCCGAGCAACTCGTGGACCATGACTGTCTGGGCTATCTATTTTCCGATCGAATGACGGACAAAGTCTGGCGCTTCACCAAAAATATGCAGGCGTTCACAATCCCCATTACCAGCCGACTGAGGGTCAATAACACCCTGGCCAAGGTCAATGCAGCATTGTCGGATTTCGGCATCACGCTCTGTGTAGAAGACGTGCTCACGCCCTATGTGCAACGTGGAGAGCTGGTTGTACTTTTCGAGGACTTCGAAGGACCTACCTACCCCGTCAATCTGATCTACCCCGCCGACCGTCGTCCCTCAGCAAAGGTCAGACGCTTCATCGACGACGTCGTCGATGCTCTCGGCGTGCCGCAAGGCAAGCGCAGCGAGGGCTGA
- a CDS encoding DUF6196 family protein, with product MEMVNISHETTEDAERRLLRVMTQARVRFFTGTYAFLEFPLSSFPGAVHPDALALVRDDKVWSQLVPCEASEQELFGVFRFHFPHGIDNSGFVGWLASRLKQRFGTGVFVTCGQHQDEGGIFDYWGVPASLASDVFTEIQALVDGCTAE from the coding sequence ATGGAAATGGTGAACATATCGCATGAAACCACTGAGGATGCGGAGCGTCGGCTATTACGCGTCATGACCCAGGCGCGCGTCCGATTCTTTACCGGCACGTATGCGTTTTTGGAGTTTCCTTTGTCATCTTTCCCAGGAGCCGTACATCCCGACGCACTGGCACTCGTTCGAGATGACAAGGTGTGGAGTCAGTTGGTCCCCTGCGAAGCCTCCGAGCAGGAGCTTTTTGGCGTCTTCCGTTTCCATTTTCCTCACGGTATCGACAACAGCGGGTTTGTAGGCTGGTTGGCCAGTCGACTGAAACAGCGCTTTGGGACTGGCGTTTTCGTGACTTGCGGCCAGCACCAGGATGAGGGGGGAATCTTTGATTATTGGGGCGTTCCGGCGAGTCTGGCTTCGGATGTCTTTACAGAGATCCAGGCATTGGTTGATGGCTGTACGGCCGAGTAG
- the dctA gene encoding C4-dicarboxylate transporter DctA: protein MIIRKLLGTLYVQVVLALVLGVLLGKLWPQVGVDLKPLGDGFIKLIKMIIGPIIFCTVVSGIASMHDVKQVGRVGGKALLYFEVVSSIALVIGLIAAHLLQPGSGFNVDVATLDRSTIAGYVGQAQHGEGIVGFLLHVIPATFFEAFTQGEILPVLFVSVLFGVALVMVGEKARPLTGLINQTSEVFFRIVGIISRVAPVGAFGAMAFTIGKYGLGSLLPLLKLVGTFYVTALFFIFVVLGSIARHSGFSIFKLLAYLKSELLIVLGTSSSESALPQLIQKLESLGASRGVVGIVVPTGYTFNLDGTNIYMTLAVLFLAQATNIDLTMEQQLTLLAVAMLTSKGAGAVVGAGFVALAASLAVVPTVPVAAMVLILGIDRFMAECRSLTNIIGNAVAALVIAGWEKELDRSQMVPIALKGSRSAAALDAKTRVRADHV from the coding sequence ATGATAATTAGAAAACTGCTGGGAACCCTGTACGTACAAGTCGTGCTAGCCCTGGTGCTGGGCGTGTTATTGGGAAAACTCTGGCCCCAGGTCGGGGTGGACCTGAAGCCTTTGGGGGACGGTTTTATCAAGCTGATCAAGATGATCATCGGGCCGATCATCTTTTGTACTGTTGTCTCCGGTATTGCCAGCATGCATGACGTGAAACAGGTTGGACGAGTCGGAGGCAAAGCGCTGTTGTATTTTGAAGTGGTATCGAGCATTGCGCTGGTGATCGGCCTGATCGCTGCGCATTTGCTGCAACCAGGAAGCGGATTCAATGTAGATGTGGCGACGCTGGATCGCTCGACAATCGCCGGTTATGTGGGCCAGGCGCAACATGGCGAGGGCATTGTCGGCTTTTTGCTGCACGTGATTCCGGCGACCTTTTTCGAGGCGTTCACCCAAGGCGAGATTTTGCCAGTACTGTTCGTCTCGGTGCTGTTCGGCGTGGCACTGGTGATGGTGGGTGAAAAAGCCAGACCGCTGACAGGCCTGATAAATCAGACCAGCGAAGTGTTCTTTCGCATTGTCGGCATCATCAGTAGGGTAGCCCCTGTCGGTGCATTTGGAGCCATGGCTTTCACTATCGGCAAGTACGGCCTGGGCTCGTTGCTACCCCTGTTGAAGTTGGTCGGCACGTTCTATGTCACGGCGCTGTTCTTCATCTTCGTAGTGCTGGGCAGCATTGCCCGTCACAGCGGTTTCAGCATCTTCAAACTGCTGGCGTATCTCAAGTCCGAACTGTTGATCGTGCTGGGCACCAGCTCATCGGAATCGGCGCTACCACAGCTGATCCAGAAGTTGGAAAGTCTGGGGGCCTCTCGCGGTGTCGTAGGTATCGTCGTGCCCACGGGCTACACCTTCAACCTGGACGGCACCAACATCTACATGACGCTGGCGGTGCTGTTTCTTGCCCAAGCAACCAACATCGATCTGACGATGGAACAGCAACTCACCCTGCTCGCCGTGGCAATGCTCACGTCCAAGGGCGCCGGTGCGGTAGTGGGCGCAGGTTTCGTGGCATTGGCCGCCAGCCTGGCTGTGGTGCCAACCGTGCCCGTGGCTGCCATGGTATTGATTCTGGGGATTGATCGTTTCATGGCCGAGTGCCGTTCGCTCACCAATATTATTGGCAACGCTGTAGCAGCACTGGTAATCGCGGGCTGGGAAAAAGAACTGGACCGCAGCCAGATGGTACCCATTGCTCTCAAGGGCAGCCGCAGTGCGGCTGCGCTAGATGCTAAAACTCGTGTCCGCGCCGACCACGTCTAG
- a CDS encoding helix-turn-helix domain-containing protein translates to MTTSPEICDTGCGLNATLRVISGKWKPLVLFFLRDGAKRYGELKRLIPGVSDKVLIQSLKDLEADRVLARTDYQEVPPRVDYTLTPLGRGLAQAIIPLCTWGTENAAEMARIFAEQDAVSSRSAG, encoded by the coding sequence ATGACGACATCACCTGAAATCTGCGACACCGGATGTGGGCTCAACGCCACGCTGCGCGTCATCTCCGGCAAATGGAAACCGTTGGTCCTTTTTTTCCTGCGGGACGGCGCGAAGCGCTATGGCGAGTTGAAACGGCTGATACCGGGCGTGAGCGACAAAGTGCTGATCCAGTCGCTGAAAGACCTGGAAGCCGATCGTGTGCTGGCGCGAACGGACTATCAGGAAGTGCCTCCGCGCGTCGATTACACCTTGACGCCACTCGGCCGGGGTTTGGCGCAGGCGATCATTCCACTGTGTACGTGGGGGACGGAAAATGCGGCGGAAATGGCGCGGATTTTTGCGGAACAGGATGCCGTGTCGTCGCGAAGTGCTGGGTGA
- a CDS encoding SDR family oxidoreductase yields MTRLNGKTAVITGGATGIGRAAAKRFIEEGAFVFIFGRRQDALDAAVAELGPNARAVKGSVSDPADLDRLYAAVKAERGTLDIVFANAGAGSPLPLGSITAEHIDDTFDTNVKGTIFTVQQALPLMGEGGSIILTGSSAGTTGAPAMSAYSASKAAVRNLARSWAEDLKGTGIRVNVLSPGATATELAKAALGEEGQKVYASMTPLQRMADPAEIGAAAAFLASPDSSFMTASEVAVDGGLAQL; encoded by the coding sequence ATGACCCGATTGAATGGCAAAACCGCAGTGATCACTGGTGGCGCAACCGGCATTGGCCGCGCCGCCGCAAAACGCTTTATCGAGGAGGGCGCGTTCGTGTTCATCTTCGGTCGTCGGCAAGACGCGCTCGACGCGGCGGTGGCCGAGCTTGGCCCAAACGCCCGCGCGGTGAAAGGCTCGGTGTCTGATCCTGCCGACCTTGACCGGCTTTACGCCGCCGTGAAAGCCGAGCGCGGCACCCTCGATATCGTCTTCGCCAATGCGGGTGCAGGCAGCCCGCTGCCCCTCGGCAGTATCACCGCCGAGCACATTGACGACACCTTCGACACCAATGTGAAAGGGACGATTTTCACGGTCCAGCAAGCGCTGCCGCTGATGGGGGAAGGCGGTTCGATCATCCTGACCGGGTCGAGCGCGGGCACCACCGGCGCCCCGGCCATGAGCGCCTATAGCGCCAGCAAAGCGGCCGTGCGCAACCTTGCGCGGTCCTGGGCCGAAGACCTCAAAGGCACCGGCATCCGGGTCAATGTCTTGTCACCCGGTGCGACGGCCACTGAACTCGCCAAGGCTGCGCTGGGGGAAGAGGGCCAGAAGGTCTACGCGTCGATGACCCCCCTCCAGCGCATGGCTGATCCCGCAGAGATCGGCGCCGCCGCAGCGTTTCTTGCCTCGCCGGACAGCAGCTTCATGACGGCCAGCGAAGTGGCCGTCGACGGCGGCCTCGCCCAACTCTGA
- a CDS encoding LysR family transcriptional regulator yields the protein MQESFFSDLNELSAFVALADTGSFSAAGRQIGRDATAVSRRLSAMEARLGVRLADRSTRKVALTEAGQRYLARIRPLLDGLQSAGREAAEQVDGQVRGHLRISLPGSFARRWMTPLIVGFLRAHPLVTIEADTSNRFVDLIGEHYDLAIRLGVLADSRLVARKVAERRRVICASPAFLMRHPHLQAPQDLAGIPCLCNTRNSNPYRWAFTQPGQRREVVSVRGLLASEEPELLIEAALEGLGVLHSTRWYVDAHLREGSLVEVIPDWQLDDRGAVYVITPATSGTPNKTRAFSDWVAQHLASELG from the coding sequence ATGCAGGAATCCTTTTTCTCCGATTTGAATGAGCTTTCGGCGTTTGTTGCCTTGGCCGACACCGGATCGTTTTCAGCGGCGGGTCGACAAATAGGTCGGGATGCCACCGCGGTGTCCCGCAGATTGAGTGCGATGGAAGCCCGCCTGGGCGTGCGTCTCGCCGACCGCAGCACCCGCAAAGTGGCGCTCACGGAAGCCGGTCAACGCTATCTTGCGCGGATCAGGCCATTGCTCGACGGGCTCCAGTCTGCGGGCCGGGAAGCGGCAGAGCAGGTCGACGGCCAAGTACGCGGGCATCTGCGGATCTCGTTGCCTGGCAGTTTTGCCAGGCGCTGGATGACGCCGCTGATCGTGGGGTTCCTGCGTGCACATCCATTGGTCACGATCGAAGCCGATACGAGCAACCGCTTCGTTGACCTGATCGGCGAGCACTACGACTTGGCCATCCGCCTGGGCGTATTAGCCGACTCTCGACTGGTTGCACGCAAGGTGGCAGAGCGTCGCCGGGTCATTTGCGCATCACCGGCCTTTCTGATGCGACATCCCCACCTTCAGGCGCCTCAAGACCTCGCCGGTATTCCCTGCCTGTGCAACACCCGCAACAGCAATCCCTACCGTTGGGCATTCACTCAGCCAGGACAGCGTCGCGAAGTCGTATCCGTTCGCGGCCTTCTTGCTTCCGAGGAACCTGAACTGCTGATAGAGGCCGCACTGGAGGGACTGGGTGTTCTGCACTCGACACGCTGGTACGTCGATGCCCACCTCAGGGAAGGCAGCCTCGTGGAGGTCATTCCGGACTGGCAACTGGATGACCGGGGGGCCGTCTATGTGATCACGCCAGCCACCTCAGGCACCCCCAACAAAACGCGGGCGTTTTCGGACTGGGTAGCGCAACACCTGGCGAGCGAGCTGGGATGA
- a CDS encoding NAD(P)-dependent alcohol dehydrogenase, with protein sequence MKAIQLTAPSLDAFLPVELADPAQPGRGRVLVRIKAASLNFADIAVVHGQYPGAVYPNIPLADGAGEVVAVGEDVWQVRAGDRVAVHVKPHWIAGRATAELAGPMRGATVRGSLVEVAELDAATVVKIPDHLSWEEAASLPIAAMTAWRALDTAHIGPGSTVALLGTGGVSIFALQLAKARGARVIITSSSNEKLERARMLKADETFNYRESPDWDRFVVDRTAGQGVDLVIDPVGGQGFERSLAAVRHGGTVAAIGFLDGAAQPANLMPVIFKEIRVQGSNGGSVADLASAIGAIAAHRIRPVVDQIFELDQLKAAYERMGAGAHFGKIAVRTGW encoded by the coding sequence ATGAAAGCCATACAGTTAACTGCCCCGTCACTTGATGCGTTCTTGCCCGTCGAACTGGCCGACCCTGCTCAACCGGGGCGCGGAAGGGTGCTGGTTCGCATCAAGGCCGCGAGCTTGAATTTCGCCGACATCGCGGTCGTTCATGGTCAGTACCCCGGTGCGGTGTATCCCAATATTCCCTTGGCTGATGGCGCCGGTGAGGTGGTGGCGGTAGGCGAGGATGTTTGGCAGGTCAGGGCCGGGGATCGAGTGGCTGTCCACGTCAAACCCCACTGGATTGCAGGCCGCGCCACGGCTGAACTGGCCGGTCCGATGAGGGGCGCCACCGTCCGTGGCTCGCTGGTGGAAGTCGCGGAGCTGGATGCCGCAACCGTGGTGAAAATTCCGGATCACTTGAGTTGGGAAGAAGCGGCTTCGCTGCCCATTGCCGCCATGACAGCCTGGCGTGCGCTCGACACTGCCCACATAGGTCCGGGTTCGACGGTGGCCTTGCTGGGCACCGGCGGCGTGTCCATCTTTGCCCTGCAACTGGCCAAGGCTCGTGGCGCCCGGGTCATCATCACTTCGTCGTCCAACGAGAAGCTGGAACGCGCCCGAATGCTCAAGGCTGATGAAACATTCAATTATCGAGAAAGCCCGGACTGGGACCGTTTTGTCGTGGATCGAACGGCAGGGCAGGGCGTGGATCTGGTGATTGACCCGGTGGGAGGCCAAGGCTTCGAGCGGTCGTTGGCCGCTGTTCGCCATGGGGGGACCGTGGCGGCCATTGGTTTTCTGGACGGCGCTGCGCAGCCGGCCAACCTGATGCCTGTGATTTTCAAGGAAATCCGGGTGCAGGGCAGTAATGGGGGCTCTGTCGCCGACCTAGCCTCGGCGATTGGGGCTATCGCTGCCCACCGCATCAGGCCTGTGGTCGATCAAATCTTCGAACTGGACCAGTTGAAGGCGGCCTATGAGCGGATGGGGGCGGGTGCACACTTTGGCAAAATCGCCGTTCGCACCGGCTGGTAG
- the glsB gene encoding glutaminase B yields the protein MQTLLNEILDEVRPLIGKGKVADYIPALADVPAQQLGIAVYGNDGSYHCAGDALVPFSVQSISKVFSLVQAIGHSGEAIWERLGHEPSGQPFNSLVQLEFERGRPRNPFINAGALVICDINQSRFAAPTLSMRDFVRRLSGNPHVLMDARVADSEYQFRARNAAMAYLMQSFGNFHNEVEAVLRSYFSYCALRMNCLDLARAFCFLANDGFCKHSGEQILTRRQTQQVNSIMATSGLYDEAGNFAYRVGLPGKSGVGGGIVAIVPGQFTVCVWSPELNAAGNSLAGMAALELLSARIGWSVF from the coding sequence ATGCAAACGCTGTTGAACGAGATTCTCGACGAAGTGCGCCCCTTGATCGGCAAGGGCAAAGTGGCTGACTACATCCCTGCGCTGGCCGATGTGCCAGCGCAGCAGTTGGGCATTGCCGTGTATGGCAACGATGGCAGCTATCACTGTGCGGGCGACGCGCTGGTGCCGTTTTCGGTGCAGAGCATTTCCAAGGTGTTCAGCCTGGTTCAGGCCATCGGCCACTCGGGTGAAGCCATTTGGGAGCGGCTGGGTCATGAGCCCTCGGGTCAGCCGTTCAACTCGCTGGTGCAGCTGGAATTCGAGCGCGGGCGTCCGCGCAATCCGTTCATCAATGCGGGAGCGTTGGTGATTTGCGATATCAACCAGTCGCGCTTCGCCGCGCCGACGTTGTCGATGCGCGATTTCGTACGACGGTTATCGGGCAATCCGCACGTGCTGATGGATGCCCGTGTGGCCGACTCCGAATACCAGTTCCGCGCACGCAACGCGGCCATGGCGTACCTGATGCAGTCATTCGGCAACTTCCACAACGAAGTCGAGGCCGTGCTGCGCAGTTATTTCAGCTACTGCGCGCTGCGAATGAATTGCCTCGATCTGGCCCGAGCGTTCTGCTTCCTGGCCAACGACGGGTTTTGCAAGCACAGCGGCGAGCAGATTTTGACCCGGCGCCAGACTCAACAAGTGAACTCGATCATGGCCACGAGCGGGCTGTATGACGAAGCCGGAAATTTCGCCTACCGCGTGGGATTGCCCGGCAAGAGTGGCGTGGGCGGCGGGATTGTGGCCATCGTGCCGGGGCAATTTACAGTCTGCGTGTGGTCGCCGGAACTCAACGCCGCGGGCAACTCCCTCGCCGGCATGGCAGCGCTGGAGTTGCTGAGTGCGCGGATCGGGTGGTCAGTGTTCTGA